From the Thermococcus sp. genome, the window CCTTCCAGCGGACATCTTCGTGCGCTATCTAAGACTCAAGGGGGAGGAAGTGCTCTTCGTCTGTGGAACCGATGAGCATGGAACACCGATAACCTTCCGCGCGCTCAAGGAGGGCAGAAGCGCGAGGGAGATCGTTGACGAGTTCCACGAGCACATAAAGACAACCTTTGAGCGGGCCAAGATAAGCTTTGACTACTTCGGGAGAACCGAGCTTCCGGTTCACTACCGGGTAAGCCAAGAATTCTTCCTAAAGGCACTCGAAAACGGCCACCTTGTGAAGAAGGTCAGCAAGCAGGCTTACTGCGAGCACGATAAGATGTTCCTGCCGGATAGATACGTCATCGGAACCTGCCCGTACTGTGGAGCAGAAAACCAGCGCGGAGACCAGTGTGAGGTATGCGGGCATCCACTCACGCCGGAGATACTCATTAACCCAAGATGCAACATCTGCGGCAACCCGGTAACATTCAAGGATTCAGCCCACTACTACATCCACATGGGGGACTTCCAGGAGAGGCTTAAGGAATGGGTGGAAAAGCAGGAGCACTGGAAGCCGAACGTCAGGAACACCGTTCTCGGCTGGATAAAGGAGGGTCTGGAGGAGAGAGCCATAACGCGCGATCTCGACTGGGGAATCCCGGTTCCCCTTGACGACGAGGACGTTAAGGGAAAGGTCCTCTACGTCTGGTTCGAAGCGCCAGTAGGCTACATCAGCATGACCATCGAGCACCTGAAGAGGGAGGGCAGGGAGAACGAGTGGAAGAAGTTCTGGCTCAACCTCGACGGACAGACTAGGGTCATCCACTTCATCGGCAAGGATAACGTGCCCTTCCACGCGATATTCTGGCCCGCCTTCCTCATGGCCTACGGAAAATACCGGGACGGGGAGGTTGAGGCCGACTGGCTTCTCCCTTATGACATCCCGGCCAACGAGTACCTCAACCTCGAGGGTAAAAAATTCTCAACGAGCAGGAACTGGGCGATATGGGTTCATGAGTTCCTCGACGCTTTTCCAGCAGATTATCTCCGCTACTACCTCACCGCGATAATGCCCGAAACAAGGGACAGCGACTTCAACTTCGCCGACTTCAAGGCGAAAATAAACGAGGAGCTTGTCAACAACCTCGGGAACTTCGTGCACAGGGCCATGACCTTCGTCAACCGCTACTTCGACGGCCTCGTTCCTGAAAGGGGTGAACTAAACGACCTTGACAGGCAGGCATTCGAAGAAGTCAAAAAAGCCTTCGATGAGACAGGTGAGCTGATAAGCAGGCACCACTTCAAGGACGCACTAAAGCGCGTGATGGAATTAGCAATCTTCGGAAACCGCTACTTCGACCACCAGAGGCCGTGGAAGACGGCCAAGACGGACCGCGAGAGGACGGCCACAACCGTAAACGTCTCCCTCCAGATAGTCAAGGCCCTCGGAATACTTCTAGAGCCGTTCCTTCCCGATGCCAGCGAGAAGATATGGCACCTGCTCAACATCGAGGAGCTTAAGAGGTGGGAGTTCACCGAGGTTTCAGCGGGCCACCGCGTCAGGAAAGCCAGCCCGATGTTCAGGAAGGTGACCGATGGGGAGATAATCCACTTCATCGTGAACTACATCGGAAGGGGCAATCCGGCGAGCGCCAGACTCCTCCTCGACAAATACTACAAGAGGGACGACGTCTTTAAGGTCATCTTAGAGCGCTTCGGAGAGGCAAAAAAGGAGGAAGCTTTAGCGCTCCTCGAGAGCGTCTACGGGGAAACCCCGGAAGTAAAAGGAGAAAAAACCCAAAAGGTTGGATCTCCTAAGAAAAAGGAGAAAACCAAGGAGGATGAGAAGATGAGCTATGTAAGCTTTGATGACTTCGCAAAGCTCGATTTGAGAGTTGGAAGGATAATAGAGGTCAAGGACCATCCCAATGCCGACAGACTCTACCTGGTCAAGGTCGACATAGGCGATGAGGTCAGACAGCTCGTCGCAGGGCTGAAGAAGTATTACAAGCCGGAAGAGCTTCTCAACAAGACCGTAGTTATCGTGGCAAACCTCGAGCCGAAGAAGCTTCGCGGCGTTGAGAGCCAAGGAATGCTTTTGGCAGCGGATGACGGGGAGAACGTGGCCCTGCTAATGCCAGACAAGGGAATAAAACTCGGCTCGAGGATAAGGTGAGAGCCTAAAACCTCAGCTCCACCCAGTTCTCCTTCTTTCCCCTGAGTATCTTCACGAGACCCTCCCTCTCGAGGCGCTTGAACATCCTCCAAGCCGTTGTCTTCGGCAGACCTATTGCCTCCCTAACCTCGGCCTGACTTGCCTTGCCGCCCCTATCAAGGAGGTAGAGTAGTGCCCTTCTCTCGTCGTCGTTGAGGTTAAGGTTGCCCAGCCTCTCCTCGAACTCCTCCCTGGTTGGAATCCTACCGCTGAAGCCCCTGGATTTTCTTCTGAAGGCGTATGCTAGGCCAACAAGACCACCGGCCAACAATAAGACTGTCATCAGGGCGTGGATATTCGAGGAACCCCCCGATTCTCCAGGGTTTTCTGAAGTGCTTTCGATGCCGGTCAAGGTATACGAGATGCTCTGGTTTCCAGGGGGCATCGTTATTGCGTTTCCAGCTATCTCATCGGGGATGTCGCTGAGGTCGACCACCACCGCATTCTGGGGGAGTACAATCGTAAAGGGCACCTCTGAGGAGACGTTGAGCGTCCAGACGATTCCAGCCTTTGAGGTAAGGTCCGGTGTGTAATAGGAGACGTTCACGAGGTGGCTCATTCCAGAGTAGATTAGAAGCCTTCCATTCTCCTCGTTGTAATCGAGGGGGTTTCCATCACCGTCCGTCACGATGATATTCTCGACGTGCTCCCCTAGGAGGGGTACCTCGACCTGTGAAGTGTAGTTGTCCGGGACGACGATCATATTGACTTGAACGTAGCCGTCCTCATACACCTGTAAAACTATCGATGAAATCTCGTACTGGGCCATAACCGGAAGCAATGTAAGCATGAGGACCATGAGCGCGAACGGCGCGATGAGCTTGAGCCTTGAGCCGTATTCCACCTTTATCCCCCCGAAAAAGGAACAAAGGAAAAATCATGAGTGGGCCACTATGAACTCCTCAACGTGACTGAGCAGTCCCAGGGCTATCTCAAAGTGAGCCTTTGCCTCCACGGGCTTGCCCTGCCTCAGCAGTGCCTCGCCGATCTTAATCTCCTGAACCGCGACTCTAAGCTGAAGCTCGGCGCGTTTGGTGCTAACGCCTTTCATCTTCAACCCATGAAGTGCCTTCTCATCCTTTTGGATTCTCTTCCTCATCCCGTGGAGGAAAGCTCTCTCCTTGGCCACTCTACCATTACCGTGGGTTCTTTCCAGAACGGCCGCAACCGTTCTGTGGAACTCCATTATTGTCCTCCTGTTCTTCTGGATGACGGTGAGGGCTTCGTCCCATTTGCTCTCGTTTGCAAGGGTTTTCACCTGCTGGTAGACCGGGATGAAGGCCTTGAGGCTCTCCTGGAGTCTTGTCGTGTTGTAGCCTTTTTCGTTACCGAGCTGTATCGCCTTCTCGGCTATCTTGATTCCCATCTCTCCCTTGACGAGGAAGCCCTTAACGATTTTGTCGGCGTCCTTGCGGACGAGCTGGGCGCGAAGTCCCTTCATTTCTTTATCGAGTTCAGCCTTCCTCTCACGGAAGACCTGGAAGTCCTCCTTGGCCTTCGTGAAGTTCTTCTCCTTCAGGTCATCGAGCACGGTCCTGTACGCTTGGAGGGTCGCGTTGTAGGTCATGCTGACGTTGCTCACGTCTATGCCTTTCTCCTTGGCGAACTCTATTGTCCTCCCGACGAACTTGAGGTAGCGGTTTGTGCGCTCTATCTCCGCCCTTATCTTTCCTTTAACGTTGTGGTTCTTCCCTGCGTGAATCCCTTCGAGGGCCAAACGGTAGTGGTGAAGTGTGGTCAGGCTGTCAATTATAGCATCACAGTAGTCACCGCTCCCATACTCGGAAAACGCTCTCACCTTGTACTCCTCAGCTAAGCTGTAGTTCCCGAGCACGCTGGAGTTTGCTGGCAGTTTGTCCTTAAGGGGTCCTATCTTTTTTTCCGCGAACACACTCGTCCTATTGAGAATCCTCATAAGCTCGGTTGCAACGGCCTTCTCCCTCGTGAGATTAGCAGTCTGGTTGACCGTTGGAGCCATTCCTAAGCTAGTCGTTGTGGTCGTTGTGTTTGTATTCATGTTTGCCGCCAGTCCCAGCGGAATGAGGCTCCCAAGGAGAGCCACCGCCAGAACTAGGGAAAGTGCCTTCATGCCCTTCATTGGCGTCACCGATGTTATCTGTTGCCCGAGTGTATTTTAGGAATCCGGTGGAACGAACGTTTCAGAGCGTTCCATTAGTCTCAAGCTCCCTCACTAAGAGCGCTATATTGCAGATACCCTCGAGGACGCTCCCGAAGTTTGGAACCTCACCAAATTGGGCGAATAAACTACCGAACTTCTCATGCCAGGCATCGACCTGCTCCCTTCCCTTAGCGGTGATGATGTAGATCACCCAACCCCTCTCCTTCAGTGTCTCGACCAGCTTCCACGCGTTCGTCATGTCGTTCTCATCGCGTATCTCAACGCCGTACTCTTCCCTGATCCTTTCAAACAGCTCGTTCATCCTCTCACCGGTTGGAGTTGAACGCTACCTTTTAAATCCCTTCGCATCAGATGAGCATCTTAACGGCGATTATCACGAGGAGAACAGCGAAGAGGCGCCTGATAATGGACGGTTTAACTCTATGAACGGTCAGAGCGCCGTAGTGCGCCCCCACAATGAGGCCAGGGGCAAGGAGAAGAGCCATGCGGATGTCGACCTCTCCAAGGCGATAGTGGCCGATGGTTCCAGCCAGGGCAGTGAAGAAGAGGGAGAAACTTGATGTTCCGACGGCGTAGCGCATCGGAAGGCCGATGTAGGTGTGGAAAAGAGGGACGTTCAGAACCCCCCCGCTTATACCAAGCAGCCCGCTGGTGAGTCCAGCGAGGATTCCGACAACGGGGACGCGACGGTAGTTCAGCCTCCCCGCGGATTTCCCTCCACAGTTGCCCCGGTCCCGTATGAGGGTGTACGCTAGGTAGAACAGGAGAAAGGCAAAGATCAGCTTGAGCGCCTTTTCCGGTGTCACTGCGGACAGATAGGCACCTATTATTGCAAAGGGCATTGAGAAGGTTTCCTTTATGAGTACGACCTTGAAGAGAACTGCCCCCCTACGGAGATGGGTGTAGGCCGAGGCGAGGGTGCTTATCGTTATGCACGCCAAGCTCGTTCCTATGGCTAGGTGAATTGGCTCCCCGAGGAGGACTAAGGTAGGGACTATCAGAAAGCCGCCGCCGACACCGAGCAGGCCGGCTATGAAACCGATGCTGAGTCCAATGATGAAGTCCAGCAGATAGGACAGCATGGGAGGGGATTAAGAAGGGCGCTTAAAAAGTTCACGGAACGGGATAACCCAGCCCTTTTAGGACCATTCTAATGGCCAGGAGTATCAGGAGGACAGCAAAAGCCCTGCCAAGCGAGGAAGCCTTCGTCCTTCTTGCTATCCTCGCCCCGAGCTGGGCGCCGATTATGAGGCCAGGAACCAAGAGAATGAGCCATTCAAGCTCAACGTTACCCATGGTGTAGTGCTTTAGCGCCCCGCTCGTCGCGGTAAAGACGATGGCAAAGCTTGAGGTCGCCACAGCGTAGTGTATCGGCAGACCCAAGGCAGTGAGAAAGGGTACGTTTATTGCACCGCCCCCTATGCCGAGTAATCCGCTGGCTATCCCTGCTATGAACCCTCCGAAGGGAATCAGA encodes:
- a CDS encoding winged helix-turn-helix transcriptional regulator encodes the protein MEYGSRLKLIAPFALMVLMLTLLPVMAQYEISSIVLQVYEDGYVQVNMIVVPDNYTSQVEVPLLGEHVENIIVTDGDGNPLDYNEENGRLLIYSGMSHLVNVSYYTPDLTSKAGIVWTLNVSSEVPFTIVLPQNAVVVDLSDIPDEIAGNAITMPPGNQSISYTLTGIESTSENPGESGGSSNIHALMTVLLLAGGLVGLAYAFRRKSRGFSGRIPTREEFEERLGNLNLNDDERRALLYLLDRGGKASQAEVREAIGLPKTTAWRMFKRLEREGLVKILRGKKENWVELRF
- the metG gene encoding methionine--tRNA ligase, whose amino-acid sequence is MVRYMVTSALPYANGPIHAGHLAGAYLPADIFVRYLRLKGEEVLFVCGTDEHGTPITFRALKEGRSAREIVDEFHEHIKTTFERAKISFDYFGRTELPVHYRVSQEFFLKALENGHLVKKVSKQAYCEHDKMFLPDRYVIGTCPYCGAENQRGDQCEVCGHPLTPEILINPRCNICGNPVTFKDSAHYYIHMGDFQERLKEWVEKQEHWKPNVRNTVLGWIKEGLEERAITRDLDWGIPVPLDDEDVKGKVLYVWFEAPVGYISMTIEHLKREGRENEWKKFWLNLDGQTRVIHFIGKDNVPFHAIFWPAFLMAYGKYRDGEVEADWLLPYDIPANEYLNLEGKKFSTSRNWAIWVHEFLDAFPADYLRYYLTAIMPETRDSDFNFADFKAKINEELVNNLGNFVHRAMTFVNRYFDGLVPERGELNDLDRQAFEEVKKAFDETGELISRHHFKDALKRVMELAIFGNRYFDHQRPWKTAKTDRERTATTVNVSLQIVKALGILLEPFLPDASEKIWHLLNIEELKRWEFTEVSAGHRVRKASPMFRKVTDGEIIHFIVNYIGRGNPASARLLLDKYYKRDDVFKVILERFGEAKKEEALALLESVYGETPEVKGEKTQKVGSPKKKEKTKEDEKMSYVSFDDFAKLDLRVGRIIEVKDHPNADRLYLVKVDIGDEVRQLVAGLKKYYKPEELLNKTVVIVANLEPKKLRGVESQGMLLAADDGENVALLMPDKGIKLGSRIR
- a CDS encoding sulfite exporter TauE/SafE family protein — encoded protein: MLSYLLDFIIGLSIGFIAGLLGVGGGFLIVPTLVLLGEPIHLAIGTSLACITISTLASAYTHLRRGAVLFKVVLIKETFSMPFAIIGAYLSAVTPEKALKLIFAFLLFYLAYTLIRDRGNCGGKSAGRLNYRRVPVVGILAGLTSGLLGISGGVLNVPLFHTYIGLPMRYAVGTSSFSLFFTALAGTIGHYRLGEVDIRMALLLAPGLIVGAHYGALTVHRVKPSIIRRLFAVLLVIIAVKMLI